The following proteins are co-located in the Paludibaculum fermentans genome:
- a CDS encoding FliI/YscN family ATPase, with product MVAERHLPERFSADRYLSHLDSIEPRCWNGTVTRMTGLLVESRGPATAVGDFCCIHTSSGRSFLTQVIGFREGAVLSMPLEEPTGLRPGDRIVARSGQSLLHVGPGLLGRVLDGLGRPIDGGPSIEAEDHYNLYAPPPNPLQRAMITRRVTTGVRAIDGLLPCGEGQRMGIFGGSGVGKSTLLGVMSRDNSADVTVIAMVGERNREVKAFLEHELRGDARKRSVVVAATGDQPAPVRIRAAYLALTVAEYFRDQGAKVLLIMDSVTRLAMAQREIGLAAGEPPSQRGYTPSVFALLPRILERVGNFDRGSITGFFTVLVEGDDFNEPICDAVRGILDGHIILSREMAASGHYPAIDVLQSVSRLATEISTQEHLAAAQKVKESLAVYRRSEDLILLGAHVSGVNAKLDTSIARREEILSFLKQKPDARAREDETLKRLTALAATL from the coding sequence ATGGTTGCGGAACGCCATCTGCCGGAGCGGTTTAGCGCGGATCGATACCTGAGTCACCTGGACTCGATTGAGCCTCGCTGCTGGAATGGTACCGTCACGCGCATGACCGGCTTGCTGGTGGAATCGCGCGGACCGGCCACGGCGGTGGGCGACTTCTGCTGTATTCACACCTCCTCTGGCCGTTCATTCTTGACTCAGGTGATCGGCTTCCGCGAGGGCGCGGTGCTATCGATGCCCCTGGAGGAGCCGACGGGTTTGCGGCCGGGTGACCGGATTGTGGCGCGCAGCGGACAATCGCTGCTGCACGTCGGGCCGGGCCTGTTGGGCCGGGTTCTGGACGGGTTGGGACGGCCGATCGACGGCGGGCCGAGCATTGAAGCCGAAGATCACTACAATCTGTACGCGCCTCCCCCGAATCCGCTGCAACGGGCGATGATCACCCGACGAGTCACCACCGGCGTGCGCGCCATTGATGGCTTGCTGCCATGCGGGGAAGGGCAGCGCATGGGCATCTTCGGCGGCAGCGGCGTGGGGAAGAGCACGCTGCTGGGTGTGATGTCACGCGACAATTCGGCCGATGTGACCGTGATCGCGATGGTGGGCGAGCGCAATCGCGAAGTGAAGGCGTTTCTCGAGCATGAACTGCGGGGGGATGCCCGCAAACGCTCAGTGGTGGTGGCTGCGACAGGTGACCAGCCGGCCCCGGTGCGGATCCGTGCGGCGTACTTGGCTTTGACGGTGGCGGAGTATTTCCGGGATCAGGGGGCGAAGGTCCTGCTGATCATGGATTCCGTGACGCGCCTGGCCATGGCCCAGCGCGAGATCGGCCTGGCGGCGGGCGAACCGCCCAGCCAGCGCGGCTACACGCCGTCGGTCTTTGCGCTGCTTCCGCGGATTCTGGAACGAGTAGGCAACTTTGATCGCGGCTCGATTACCGGCTTCTTCACCGTGCTGGTGGAAGGTGACGATTTCAACGAGCCGATCTGCGATGCGGTGCGCGGCATTCTGGACGGACACATCATTCTTTCCCGTGAGATGGCGGCTTCCGGCCACTACCCGGCGATCGATGTCCTGCAGTCGGTGAGCCGGTTGGCGACGGAGATTTCGACGCAGGAGCACCTGGCCGCGGCGCAGAAGGTGAAAGAGTCGTTGGCGGTATACCGGCGATCGGAGGATCTGATCCTGCTGGGTGCGCACGTCAGCGGGGTGAACGCGAAGCTGGACACCTCGATTGCGCGGCGGGAAGAGATTCTGTCTTTCCTGAAGCAGAAGCCGGATGCGCGGGCGCGCGAAGATGAGACATTGAAACGCCTGACCGCGCTGGCGGCGACGCTCTGA